One window of the Carnobacterium maltaromaticum DSM 20342 genome contains the following:
- a CDS encoding P-loop NTPase fold protein, producing MLTHNLHIVNYLDSYIENENSKFAVMIDGEWGTGKSYFIEKYCETKKNTGSQIYTVSAFGLRKISELENLILDSISGESGMFKKALKKLWGNTRLDVDFGPLTTGLSGEDIKEIYQKDFEKIIKQNKNCLVIIDDFERSDINFSEMLGFCSRLIFENGMKVILICNESKLKNENEKNTIYFEFKEKVIGKKFSIYSDANTAFKVFTKEFENKSKISGQARKSLVFNALNFINNRIIDTITEQDTNLRIYQYALSDVIFFIEEIYNDLNIDDEFVTNNKEYFEKIIYNKMVTYLSNNNFFYVTNSIDSKKIKLDSEQFLQDFYKSRGMDTSTPLMDEWVHINSKGDFSKYSKLIKIEIENRRSKSIVENSPMNLIKKFLDNLYDLPKNGITNIIDIKNKIMEGESYDIGEIYHYLCIVEYLNKKGISDLYVPEEFKEITDKNKRFETKAKFYSNTEGYMGYSFLSPDKYSRELVKIKKELMVMNSVDDQKNMEAKLNECSSIKKLNKVIIELKKKEIDYELDLSLIFDEKNKKFSPKKIVSDLISIDYREGEIFIKELINKKENLKTTKLLQYIQEELLNQKDKYPTSYNVIKIDRLITDIGIIDYM from the coding sequence ATGTTAACGCATAATCTTCATATTGTTAATTATTTAGACAGTTATATTGAAAATGAAAATAGTAAATTTGCTGTGATGATTGATGGTGAATGGGGGACAGGGAAAAGCTATTTTATTGAAAAATATTGTGAAACAAAAAAAAATACTGGAAGTCAAATTTATACTGTGTCGGCTTTTGGATTAAGAAAAATATCAGAATTAGAAAATCTAATTCTAGATTCAATATCTGGAGAAAGTGGCATGTTTAAAAAGGCATTAAAAAAATTATGGGGTAACACACGATTAGATGTTGATTTTGGTCCACTTACAACAGGTTTAAGTGGTGAAGATATAAAAGAAATATATCAAAAAGATTTTGAAAAAATAATAAAACAAAATAAAAATTGCTTAGTTATAATTGATGATTTTGAAAGGTCAGATATAAACTTTTCTGAAATGCTTGGTTTTTGTTCCCGCTTAATATTTGAAAATGGGATGAAAGTTATTCTTATTTGCAATGAATCAAAATTAAAAAATGAAAATGAAAAGAATACCATATATTTTGAGTTTAAAGAAAAAGTTATCGGAAAAAAATTCTCAATATACTCAGATGCTAATACAGCATTTAAAGTTTTTACTAAAGAGTTTGAAAACAAAAGTAAAATTAGTGGACAAGCAAGAAAATCTTTAGTTTTTAATGCACTAAATTTTATTAATAATAGGATAATAGATACGATTACAGAACAAGATACAAATTTAAGGATTTATCAATATGCTTTAAGTGATGTGATTTTCTTTATTGAAGAAATTTACAATGACTTGAATATTGATGATGAGTTTGTTACGAATAATAAAGAATATTTTGAAAAAATTATTTACAATAAGATGGTAACATATCTTAGTAATAACAACTTTTTCTATGTAACAAATTCAATAGACTCAAAAAAAATCAAACTAGATTCAGAGCAATTTTTACAGGATTTTTATAAATCTCGTGGAATGGATACTAGTACTCCCTTAATGGATGAATGGGTGCATATTAATTCTAAAGGAGATTTTAGCAAATATTCTAAACTAATAAAAATAGAAATAGAAAATAGACGAAGTAAAAGCATTGTTGAAAACTCACCAATGAATCTAATTAAAAAATTTCTTGATAATTTATATGATTTACCCAAAAATGGGATCACGAACATTATTGATATAAAAAATAAAATTATGGAAGGAGAGTCATATGATATTGGTGAAATATATCATTATCTATGTATTGTTGAATATTTAAATAAAAAAGGTATATCGGACTTGTATGTGCCTGAGGAATTTAAAGAAATTACAGACAAAAATAAAAGATTTGAAACAAAAGCAAAGTTTTACTCTAATACTGAAGGCTATATGGGTTATTCATTTCTAAGTCCGGATAAATATAGTAGAGAACTAGTCAAAATAAAAAAAGAATTAATGGTAATGAATTCAGTGGATGATCAAAAAAATATGGAAGCGAAGCTAAATGAATGTTCTTCAATAAAAAAACTTAATAAAGTAATAATTGAACTAAAAAAGAAAGAAATTGATTATGAATTGGATTTAAGTTTAATATTTGATGAAAAAAATAAAAAGTTTTCGCCAAAAAAAATTGTGAGTGACTTGATTTCTATTGATTATAGAGAAGGTGAGATTTTCATCAAAGAATTAATAAATAAAAAGGAAAATTTAAAAACAACTAAATTGCTTCAATATATACAAGAGGAGCTATTAAATCAAAAAGATAAATATCCAACTTCTTACAATGTGATTAAAATAGATCGCTTAATTACAGATATTGGAATAATTGATTATATGTGA